One region of Pseudomonas glycinae genomic DNA includes:
- a CDS encoding NAD(P)/FAD-dependent oxidoreductase — MSHRIVIVGGGAGGLELATRLGKTLGKRGTASIMLVDANLTHIWKPLLHEVAAGSLNSSEDELNYVAQAKWNHFEFQLGRMSGLDREQKKIQLAATYDENGVELVPAREVPYDSLVIAVGSTTNDFGTQGAAQHCLFLDTRKQAERFHQQLLNHYLRAHAGQTDVVQQISVAIVGAGATGVELAAELHNAAHELAAYGLDRIKPENMHITLIEAGPRVLPALPERISGPVHKTLEKLGVNVMTNASVSQVTADSLITADGNEIKASLKVWAAGIRAPAFLKDIDGLETNRINQLQVLPTLQTTRDENIFAFGDCAACPQPGSDRNVPPRAQAAHQQASLLAKSLKLRIEGKTLPEYKYTDYGSLISLSRFSAVGNLMGNLTGSVMLEGWLARMFYVSLYRMHQMALYGPFRTAMLMLGSKIGRGTEPRLKLH, encoded by the coding sequence GGCACCGCCAGCATCATGCTGGTCGACGCGAACCTCACGCACATCTGGAAACCGCTGCTGCACGAAGTGGCCGCCGGATCGCTGAACTCTTCCGAAGACGAGCTCAACTATGTCGCCCAGGCCAAATGGAACCACTTCGAGTTCCAGCTGGGGCGCATGAGCGGGCTCGATCGTGAGCAGAAGAAGATCCAGCTGGCCGCCACCTACGACGAAAACGGCGTAGAACTGGTCCCGGCGCGGGAAGTGCCCTACGACTCGCTGGTGATCGCGGTCGGCAGCACCACCAACGATTTCGGCACCCAAGGCGCCGCGCAGCACTGCCTGTTCCTCGACACCCGCAAACAGGCCGAGCGTTTCCACCAGCAACTGCTCAACCACTACCTGCGTGCTCACGCCGGGCAAACGGATGTTGTCCAGCAGATCAGCGTGGCCATTGTCGGAGCGGGCGCCACGGGCGTCGAGCTGGCGGCCGAGCTGCACAACGCCGCTCATGAGCTGGCCGCCTATGGTCTGGACCGGATCAAACCGGAAAACATGCACATCACCCTGATCGAAGCCGGGCCACGGGTGCTGCCAGCACTGCCGGAGCGAATCAGTGGGCCGGTGCACAAGACCCTGGAGAAACTCGGGGTCAACGTGATGACCAACGCGTCGGTCAGCCAGGTCACCGCCGATAGCCTGATCACCGCCGATGGCAACGAGATCAAGGCCAGCCTGAAAGTCTGGGCCGCCGGGATCCGCGCGCCAGCGTTCCTCAAGGACATCGACGGGCTGGAAACCAACCGCATCAACCAGCTGCAAGTGCTGCCGACGCTGCAAACCACCCGCGATGAAAATATTTTCGCCTTCGGTGACTGCGCCGCGTGCCCGCAACCGGGTTCGGATCGCAACGTTCCACCACGGGCCCAGGCTGCGCACCAACAGGCGTCGCTGCTGGCCAAGTCGCTGAAATTGCGGATCGAAGGCAAGACCCTGCCGGAATACAAGTACACCGACTACGGCTCGCTGATTTCGCTGTCGCGTTTTTCGGCTGTGGGTAACTTGATGGGCAATCTGACCGGCAGCGTGATGCTCGAAGGCTGGCTGGCGCGGATGTTTTACGTGTCGCTGTACCGCATGCACCAGATGGCGCTTTATGGGCCGTTCCGCACGGCGATGCTGATGCTCGGCAGCAAGATCGGACGCGGCACCGAGCCGCGCCTGAAGCTGCACTGA